From Cotesia glomerata isolate CgM1 linkage group LG2, MPM_Cglom_v2.3, whole genome shotgun sequence, a single genomic window includes:
- the LOC123259270 gene encoding 60S ribosomal protein L17, whose protein sequence is MGRYSKEPSNITKSCKARGSNLRVHFKNTHETARAIKNLTLRRAQKYLKAVMEHKECVPFRRFNGGVGRCAQAKQFGTTQGRWPKKSAEFLLQLLRNAESNADYKGLDVDRLVIDHIQVNHAPCLRRRTYRAHGRINPYMSSPCHIEVILTEKEDVVTKATEEEPSKKKLSKKKLARQKEKMLRE, encoded by the exons ATGGGCCGTTATTCTAAGGAGCCGTCTAATATCACCAAATCGTGCAAAGCTCGCGGTTCCAACTTGAGGGTACATTTTAAA AATACCCATGAAACAGCAAGAGCTATTAAAAACTTGACTCTgagaagagctcaaaagtatcTTAAAGCTGTGATGGAACACAAAGAGTGCGTCCCATTCAGACGATTCAATGGTGGAGTTGGACGTTGCGCTCAAGCTAAGCAGTTCGGAACTACCCAAGGTAGATGGCCCAAGAAATCGGCTGAATTTTTGCTCCAGCTTTTGCGCAACGCCGAGTCCAATGCTGATTACAAGGGTTTGGATGTTGACCGACTGGTCATTGACCACATTCAGGTGAACCATGCTCCGTGCTTACGTAGAAGGACTTACCGTGCTCACGGTCGTATTAACC cttACATGAGCTCACCTTGTCACATTGAAGTCATTTTGACAGAAAAAGAAGACGTGGTTACCAAAGCCACCGAAGAAGAGCCATCGAAAAAGAAATTGAGCAAAAAGAAGCTTGCCAGACAAAAAGAAAAGATGTTAAGAGAGTAA
- the LOC123259268 gene encoding dual specificity mitogen-activated protein kinase kinase dSOR1 produces MSKNKLNLTLPAGSIEPAPVVSPSPPVPPLPSYPEPPVIPDGVMGKISIDAIQERLEELEMDEEQRKRLESFLGQKEQVGELCDDDFEKLGELGAGNGGVVMKVRHKKYGLIMARKLIHLEVKPAIKKQIIRELKVLHECNFAHIVGFYGAFYSDGEISICMEYMDGGSLDLILKKAGRIPEPILGTITSAVLKGLSYLRDKHAIMHRDVKPSNILVNSAGEIKICDFGVSGQLIDSMANSFVGTRSYMSPERLQGTHYSVQSDIWSLGLSLVEMAIGMYPIPPPDTKTLISIFGPQVVQNLENTTANNKSTPSQSPAHSASSPRPMAIFELLDYIVNEPPPKLPAGIFTDSFTDFVDRCLKKNPAERADLKTLMSHEWIKKAESENVDIAGWVCRTMDLQPTTPTRLANVQS; encoded by the exons atgtcgaaaaataaattgaacttAACACTACCTGCTGGTTCTATTGAACCGGCACCGGTGGTATCTCCATCGCCACCAGTACCACCTCTTCCAAGCTACCCGGAACCACCTGTAATACCTGA TGGTGTAATGGGAAAAATCAGTATCGATGCGATACAAGAAAGATTAGAAGAGTTAGAGATGGACGAGGAGCAGAGAAAACGCTTGGAGAGTTTCTTGGGACAGAAGGAGCAAGTCGGCGAGCTGTGTGATGATGATTTTGAAAAGCTGGGCGAGCTGGGAGCTGGCAATGGGGGTGTTGTTATGAAAGTCAGGCATAAAAAATATGGTTTGATTATGGCACGGaag ttaATACACTTAGAAGTTAAGCCGGCGATTAAGAAACAAATTATTCGGGAGCTTAAAGTACTTCATGAGTGTAATTTTGCTCATATTGTTGGATTTTACGGAGCATTTTATag TGACGGAGAAATAAGTATATGTATGGAGTACATGGACGGTGGTTCACTGgacttgattttaaaaaaagcagGCCGTATACCCGAGCCAATTCTCGGAACAATAACATCAGCG gttctCAAAGGACTGAGTTACTTGAGAGATAAACACGCAATAATGCATCGTGATGTTAAGCCAAGTAATATATTAGTTAACAGTGCtggtgaaataaaaatatgcgACTTTGGAGTATCGGGACAGTTGATTGATTCAATGGCTAATTCGTTTGTAGGCACTCGGAGTTATATGTCG cCTGAAAGATTGCAAGGTACTCATTATTCGGTACAAAGTGATATCTGGTCACTGGGATTATCACTCGTTGAAATGGCTATTGGAATGTACCCGATCCCACCGCCAGATACTAAAACATTGATATCGATATTTGGACCGCaagttgttcaaaatttagaaaatacgACTGCTAATAATAAATCGACACCTTCACAATCGCCAGCTCATA gtGCAAGTAGCCCACGACCCATGGCAATCTTTGAATTGCTAGACTACATTGTTAATGAACCGCCACCCAAATTACCAGCTGGGATTTTTACAGACTCCTTTACTGATTTTGTTGACCGTTGTTTAAAGAAAAATCCAGCCGAACGTGCTGATTTAAAAACACTTATG agCCATGAATGGATCAAAAAAGCTGAATCTGAGAATGTAGACATCGCAGGATGGGTATGTCGAACAATGGATCTGCAACCCACAACTCCAACTCGTTTAGCGAACGTACAGTCTTGA
- the LOC123259266 gene encoding sodium/potassium-transporting ATPase subunit alpha-B-like, translating to MSLAGSSLLSTKKGPAPQLQKKKLTDDEIIDLHQELQTDDHIIPLDELCLKLNTHIETGLTNEEAQLRLAQEPNALSPPKVTPEYVKLFKSMFSGFAILLWICAGLCFLIYFVEILLGHTEEEGIEWFGVMIVVICVISGLFSYIQEGKNSRVMESFTRMVPTFALVIRSGEKKLIPTEEVVRGDIVEIRLGDKIPADIRIIRSVGLRVENSSITGESEPISRSDYPTDPNPLESQNFAFFSSYAVAGEGTGIVIATGDKTMIGRLAGLTTQVCKDETPIAKEIKHFVKIISIVSLVFGIIFFTVSLVLEGSIMKGFIYLLSIVISNVPEVLLVTVTTSLTLTAKKMASKNCLVRNLEAVETLGSTSTICSDKTGTLTLNKMTVSNIWFGNIRHHVSAVLGNLGVERDLLLEKPAFNSVIKAATLCLRAEFRVDSDLFIRIEDRDVIGDASETGIIRFCEHIHSTKRYRANYPKVAEIPFSSVTKYQLSIHRDEKGFNIFIKGAPEVIMDFCADILSMDGTTRPLTPQDTLEIRHACTELGFLGERVLAYCDFFLPYTNYAEDYQFDTSAIENYNFPMKGYRFVGLLSLLDPPRPSVPDAVHTCRAAGIKVIMVTGDHPVTAMAIAKMVGIIGEGHETRFEKFLHLDTKFSNNNANTNIKLSNISSNSNSAEENYQAVIVTGTELRFMTDNDLDNLIKSYEEIVFARTSPQQKLIIVESCQRLGEIVAVTGDGVNDSPALRKADIGIAMGVTGSDVAKSAADMVLMDDNFSSIVTGIEEGRLIFDNLKKSIAYTLTSGIPEMLPMLSGLILSIPLPLVMELVLCIDIGTDMLPAIALAYEKAESDIMKRPPRNPQYDKLVNKRLISVAYGQIGMTQALAGFTNYFFILGYHGFLPGDLFGLRQDWENKNIDDLKDSYGQMWNYQSRMELLSEARTGYFISIVTTQMIDLLMCKTRRNSLIQQGMDNWFLNLSFIFEIFLTAFILYTPGIGRILKTFPIDPYWFLPCLPLGLFLWGYDEFRRYCIRNYPKSIIYSETYY from the coding sequence atgtcatTAGCAGGGTCATCATTACTATCAACAAAAAAAGGGCCAGCTCCTCAGttgcaaaagaaaaaattaaccgACGACGAAATAATAGACCTGCATCAAGAATTGCAAACAGACGACCACATAATCCCCCTAGACGAGCTGTGTTTGAAACTAAACACCCACATAGAAACCGGATTGACCAACGAAGAAGCTCAATTGCGTCTGGCTCAAGAACCGAACGCTCTTTCACCTCCAAAAGTAACTCCGGAGTAcgtaaaattattcaaatcaaTGTTCTCCGGGTTCGCGATCCTACTGTGGATTTGCGCAGGGCTCTGCTTCCTGATTTACTTTGTAGAAATCCTGCTGGGTCACACCGAGGAAGAGGGCATAGAATGGTTCGGAGTGATGATAGTTGTAATTTGCGTGATATCCGGTCTGTTTTCTTACATCCAAGAAGGAAAGAACTCGCGTGTGATGGAGTCGTTCACCCGAATGGTGCCAACTTTCGCGCTAGTGATAAGAAGCGGGGAAAAAAAGCTGATTCCAACGGAGGAAGTCGTCAGAGGAGACATTGTCGAGATAAGATTAGGTGACAAGATACCAGCAGACATACGGATAATAAGATCAGTTGGTTTAAGGGTTGAGAACTCTAGTATCACCGGAGAAAGTGAACCAATTTCTAGATCGGACTATCCAACAGACCCAAATCCTCTCGAGTCGCAAAACTTTGCGTTCTTTTCTTCTTATGCCGTCGCAGGAGAAGGCACGGGGATAGTTATTGCCACTGGGGATAAAACGATGATAGGCCGGCTGGCTGGGCTGACCACCCAAGTCTGCAAGGACGAAACCCCGATCGCCAAAGAAATAAAGCACTTTGTTAAGATAATCTCGATAGTGTCtttagtttttggaataatCTTCTTCACAGTTTCGCTGGTACTCGAAGGCAGCATCATGAAAGGCTTTATTTACTTGCTGAGCATCGTAATATCAAATGTACCTGAAGTTTTGTTAGTGACAGTGACAACAAGTCTCACTCTGACGGCCAAGAAAATGGCCAGCAAAAATTGCCTCGTCCGCAATTTGGAAGCTGTTGAAACACTAGGAAGCACTTCGACGATATGCTCCGACAAAACGGGTACTTTGACGCTTAATAAAATGACTGTCTCTAATATTTGGTTCGGAAATATTCGGCATCATGTGTCGGCAGTTCTCGGAAATCTGGGAGTAGAGCGAGACTTGTTGCTCGAAAAACCAGCGTTCAATTCCGTGATAAAAGCCGCTACTTTGTGTTTAAGAGCTGAATTTCGCGTTGATTCGGATTTGTTCATACGAATTGAAGATCGTGATGTTATTGGCGACGCTTCTGAGACAGGAATCATTAGATTCTGCGAGCATATTCACTCTACCAAGAGATACCGCGCTAATTATCCTAAAGTAGCTGAAATTCCCTTTAGTTCAGTTACTAAGTACCAACTTTCGATACATAGAGACGAAAAGGGCTTCAATATCTTCATTAAAGGAGCTCCGGAGGTTATAATGGACTTTTGTGCGGATATTTTGTCAATGGACGGAACCACGAGGCCTTTGACTCCGCAGGATACACTGGAAATAAGACACGCTTGTACTGAATTGGGATTTTTGGGTGAGCGCGTGCTTGCTTACTGCGATTTTTTCCTCCCGTACACAAACTACGCTGAGGATTATCAATTCGACACTTCAGCGATTGAGAACTACAATTTTCCGATGAAGGGTTACAGATTTGTGGGATTGCTAAGTCTGTTGGACCCTCCTAGGCCTTCAGTGCCCGACGCGGTTCATACTTGTCGCGCCGCGGGGATTAAGGTGATAATGGTGACTGGGGATCACCCGGTCACTGCGATGGCTATCGCCAAAATGGTGGGGATCATCGGCGAGGGCCACGAGACGCGTTTTGAAAAATTCCTCCACTTGGATACCAAATTTAGCAATAACAATGCTAATACTAACatcaaattatcaaatatctctTCAAATTCTAACAGTGCTGAAGAAAATTACCAAGCGGTGATTGTAACTGGAACGGAGCTACGATTTATGACTGATAATGATTTGGACAATCttataaaaagttatgaaGAGATAGTGTTTGCTAGAACGTCGCCGCagcaaaaattgataattgttGAAAGCTGCCAGAGGCTTGGAGAAATAGTCGCGGTTACTGGTGACGGAGTTAACGATTCTCCGGCGCTACGCAAAGCAGATATTGGCATTGCGATGGGTGTTACTGGGTCGGATGTTGCCAAAAGCGCGGCAGATATGGTGCTGATGGACGACAATTTCTCGTCAATCGTCACGGGGATTGAAGAAGGCAGActgatttttgataatttaaaaaaatctattgcTTATACGCTCACTTCGGGGATTCCGGAAATGTTACCGATGCTAAGCGGCCTGATTTTGTCAATTCCGCTGCCTCTAGTCATGGAACTGGTGCTGTGCATTGACATTGGGACTGACATGCTCCCGGCAATTGCGCTGGCTTATGAAAAAGCTGAGTCGGATATTATGAAGCGACCTCCGAGAAATCCCCAGTATGATAAATTGGTTAACAAAAGACTTATCTCTGTGGCTTATGGGCAAATCGGTATGACTCAGGCGCTGGCGGGTTTtactaattacttttttattcttgGCTATCATGGGTTCTTGCCCGGAGATTTGTTCGGTCTGAGACAAGATTGGGAGAATAAGAACATTGATGATTTGAAGGATTCTTATGGACAGATGTGGAACTATCAAAGCCGCATGGAGCTGCTGAGCGAAGCGAGGACTGGGTACTTTATCTCGATTGTTACTACTCAGATGATTGACTTGCTGATGTGCAAAACTAGGAGGAATTCTCTGATTCAACAGGGAATGGATAATTGGTTTTTGAatctttcatttatttttgaaatatttttgacggcttttattttatacacgCCGGGGATTGGAAGAATTCTTAAAACTTTCCCGATTGATCCTTACTGGTTTCTACCCTGTTTGCCTCTTGGATTATTTTTGTGGGGGTACGATGAATTTAGAAGATATTGTATCAGAAATTATCCAAAGAGTATTATTTATAGtgaaacttattattaa
- the LOC123259267 gene encoding synaptic vesicle glycoprotein 2B translates to MVEGEPHSKPNNKCDVKDNRLNGCGSKDLELAGIGSKGKSLDPEKGSYIKADFEKAIELTEYGKFHYFLLAVCGFVSTSEEMDVISMSFILPSAQCDLNLSTAAKGWLSSIIFIGMMAGAYAWGSVADALGRRKVLIVISFMNALCIVASSFSQSYELFLFFRFLNGAALGGSGPVIWSYFAEFQPKSKRGSMLSFMAAFWTLGNLFVAGLAWLIIPHDIGITSTSFTFNSWRIFLLICAAPSFIVAGLLLLLPESPKYLLSRGRYDEALNIFRNIYAINTGKPRESYTVKELILDDFGNSKNVVEPIKSAGGTIASGGSTKDNNNKKKNKYKIMFGDIMDNSKQLFVSPILRFTVISIIINFTFHIGYYGLMMWFPELFNRFDLFNQRNPNQNTDICQVTEFYIKVKNNITEHDQPCDSKIGEAVFIESLITVASAIPANILAVLGMDRLGRKFFLVFSTLSSGACSVGLYFVYNKVHNVIVSAFFSGVISCGNAALDCLITEVFPTNLRATGIAISMVAARLGGIIGNIVIAQLLDMYCPAPTFIVAALLIGGGLLSLFLPNTTREPLS, encoded by the exons ATGGTAGAAGGTGAACCACACTCAAAGCCCAATAATA agtgTGATGTAAAGGACAATCGTCTAAACGGCTGCGGTTCAAAAGACCTAGAACTTGCcg GTATTGGGTCAAAAGGTAAATCCTTAGACCCCGAAAAAGGATCATACATAAAAGCTGACTTCGAGAAAGCTATCGAACTAACCG aatatgGAAAGTTTCACTACTTTCTGCTGGCGGTGTGTGGGTTCGTCAGTACGAGCGAGGAGATGGACGTAATTTCTATGTCCTTTATCCTGCCGAGTGCACAATGTGACTTGAACTTGAGTACCGCGGCCAAGGGATGGCTCAGCTCAATCATATTCATTGGGATGATGGCAGGAGCTTATGCGTGGGGCTCGGTCGCGGATGCACTGGGCCGACGCAAAGTTCTTATCGTTATCTCATTTATGAACGCTTTATGCATCGTTGCCTCCAGTTTCAGCCAGTCCTATGAACTTTTTTTGTTCTTCCGTTTTCTAAACGGTGCTGC ttTAGGTGGCAGTGGACCGGTCATCTGGTCATACTTTGCAGAATTCCAGCCAAAATCAAAGCGTGGTTCGATGCTGTCATTCATGGCAGCATTTTGGACCCTGGGAAATCTATTTGTCGCTGGACTAGCGTGGCTGATAATTCCACATGACATCGGTATAACAAGTACTTCATTCACATTCAACTCTTGGCGAATTTTCCTGCTGATCTGCGCTGCTCCGTCATTCATCGTGGCGGGACTATTGTTATTACTGCCGGAGTcaccaaaatatttattatcacgCGGTAGATACGACGAGGCACTCAATATATTCCGTAATATATACGCTATTAATACTGGAAAACCACGTGAAAGTTACACAGTTAAAGAGTTAATCCTCGACGACTTTGGCAACAGCAAAAATGTCGTTGAGCCGATTAAGAGTGCAGGAGGCACCATTGCTAGCGGTGGTAGTAccaaagataataataataagaaaaaaaataagtacaaGATTATGTTTGGTGATATTATGGATAATAGTAAACAATTGTTTGTATCACCGATACTGCGTTTTACAGTGAtatctataattattaattttacatttcacATTGGTTACTATGGTCTGATGATGTGGTTCCCGGAATTGTTTAACCGCTTTGATCTTTTCAATCAACGTAATCCTAATCAAAATACAGATATTTGTCAAGTTAcggaattttatattaaagttaAGAATAATATTACTGAGCACGACCAACCGTGTGATAGCAAAATTGGAGAAGCTGTTTTTATTGAATCACTTATTACTGTTGCTTCGGCGATACCGGCTAATATTCTTGCTGTTCTTGGTATGGATCGTTTGGGCCGAAAGTTTTTCCTTG TTTTTAGTACACTGTCGTCAGGTGCTTGCTCTGTTGGATTATATTTTGTTTACAACAAAGTACATAACGTAATAGTATCAGCATTCTTCAGCGGTGTAATAAGTTGTGGTAACGCGGCGCTAGACTGTCTTATCACCGAAGTATTTCCTACAAATTTACGTGCCACTGGTATCGCTATTTCGATGGTAGCGGCTCGACTTGGTGGTATTATTGGTAATATCGTCATAGCTCAGTTGCTAGACATGTATTGTCCTGCGCCTACATTTATTGTGGCTGCTCTTCTTATTG gagGAGGATTACTATCACTATTTTTACCCAACACAACTCGTGAACCACTTTCCTGA